A DNA window from Oncorhynchus gorbuscha isolate QuinsamMale2020 ecotype Even-year unplaced genomic scaffold, OgorEven_v1.0 Un_scaffold_1064, whole genome shotgun sequence contains the following coding sequences:
- the LOC124021150 gene encoding hatching enzyme 1.2-like produces the protein MEQSPSLTLLLLLLLGLSQANPLMEDGSGPEILTDNPEAVDITERILTTNNGSSQFLLEGDMVAPTTRNAMICYSAGCFWNKGSNGLVEVPYTVSSSFSSSDKQGIENALRAFTSQTCIRFVPWQNQVDFISYEPRDGCWSSLGRMGGQQTVSLQMDGCVYFGIIQHETLHALGFQHEQTRSDRDEYVTINWSNIDSNNAFNFDRSNTNNLNTPYDYSSVMHYGKTAFSVNGMDTITPIPNPNVPIGQRQGLSTTDILRINRLYGC, from the exons ATGGAGCAAAGcccctctctcaccctgctgctgctgctgctgctgggcctCTCTCAGGCCAACCCTCTCATGGAGGATGGAAGTGGACCAGAGATCCTAACAGACAACCCTGAGGCTGTAGACATCACTGAGAGAATTCTGACCACTAATAACGGCTCCAGTCAGTTCCTGTTGGAGGGGGACATGGTGGCACCAACAACCAGAAACGCCATGATTTGCTATAG TGCAGGGTGCTTCTGGAACAAAGGCTCCAACGGACTGGTTGAAGTGCCCTACACAGTGAGCAGTAGCTTCAGTTCCTCTGACAAGCAGGGCATTGAAAACGCCCTCCGGGCCTTCACTTCCCAGACCTGCATTCGCTTCGTGCCTTGGCAGAATCAGGTTGACTTCATCAGCTACGAGCCCAGAGACGGGTGCTGGTCCTCTCTTGGGAGAATGGGAGGCCAACAGACGGTCTCTCTCCAAATGGACGGCTGTGTTTACTTCGGCATCATTCAGCACGAGACTCTCCACGCTCTGGGCTTCCAACACGAACAAACCAGGAGCGACCGTGACGAGTACGTCACCATCAACTGGAGTAACATCGACTCTAACAATGCCTTTAACTTTGATAGATCAAACACCAACAACCTGAACACTCCCTatgactacagctctgtcatgCACTATGGAAAAACAGCCTTCTCTGTCAACGGGATGGACACCATCACCCCCATCCCCAACCCCAACGTGCCCATCGGCCAGAGACAGGGGTTGTCCACCACAGACATCCTGAGGATCAACAGACTCTACGGCTGCTGA